ATCATGAATGAAGGTACATCAAAGCGTTCGCGGGGACCGGGCCGTCGTACGCTGAGTGGGTGACACTCTCTGTACCACGGCCTTTTGGATTACTTGAAGAATGCTTATTAAAAGGCGTCGCCATTGGCTCCGCCTTTGTGTTTTTTATAAGAACATTTAATACGAAAGGGAGGAAAATGAATGATCAATTATGATACTGTTGAGCGTTGGCGTGATGAATACTACTTAAAATTGCGGGACTGCAAGAAGGCAATGATGACTAACAATGCTTTATCTCACGCTTACAACTGTCAAAAACTCAAGGAATTTATGGAACAGCTTATCGGGGCGCACGGATTGGAACGTGTGTCCCTTTTGCTGTCCAACACTATAAGGGAAGTTCCGTGGGATGAGCGCTACTCCAAAGAGGTCAAAGCCTGGGCAAACCACTATCCGGAAATTCAGCCGGCACCTGCTGAACAGAAAGAA
This genomic stretch from Dehalobacter restrictus DSM 9455 harbors:
- a CDS encoding DUF3849 domain-containing protein → MINYDTVERWRDEYYLKLRDCKKAMMTNNALSHAYNCQKLKEFMEQLIGAHGLERVSLLLSNTIREVPWDERYSKEVKAWANHYPEIQPAPAEQKEPMRVFALNLYEHPVILNQAARIAMQKEKDLPHPKQKERER